A window of Rhododendron vialii isolate Sample 1 chromosome 13a, ASM3025357v1 contains these coding sequences:
- the LOC131315226 gene encoding E3 ubiquitin-protein ligase COP1-like isoform X4: MELLLNSFVRHCERQGCEVSVKELDSLLSVLIEKKRKMEQEEAETNMQILHDFLHCLRKQKLEELSQIQNDLQYIKEDINSVERHRMDLYRAKERYTVKLRMLMNDPSATNACPSLIDRRSCGTISGLPSVQDQCQMNPGNSQSRKADVNTLVSSHTNQRKDAHGGSNSQHVTQSGLALARKKRVLAQFNDLQECYLQKRRHGARQSYKPEARDVNAMNREGYHAGLEDFQSVLSTFTRYSRLRVIAEVRHGDLFHSANIVSSIEFDRDDELFATAGVSRRIKVFEFASVVNESADVQCPVVEMSTRSKLSCLSWNKYTKNHIASSDYEGIVTVWDVTTRQSVMEYEEHEKRAWSVDFSRTEPSMLVSGSDDCKVKIWCIKQEASVLNIDMKANICSVKYNPGSSIHVAVGSADHNIHYYDLRNVSQPLHVFSGHRKAVSYVKFLSNNELASASTDSTLRLWDVKENLPLRTFRGHSNEKNFVGLTVNSEYIACGSETNEVFVYQKAISKPAAWHRFASSDSEEAEDDAGSYFISAVCWKSDSPTMLTANSRGTIKVLVLAA; the protein is encoded by the exons ATGGAACTCCTTTTGAACAGCTTCGTCAGGCATTGCGAGAG ACAGGGTTGTGAGGTGTCAGTTAAGGAGCTAGATAGCCTCTTGTCTGTGCTTatagagaagaagagaaaaatggagCAAGAAGAAGCTGAGACAAATATGCAGATTCTACACGATTTTTTGCATTGCCTAAGGAAGCAAAAGCTTGAAGAGCTTAGTCAG ATACAAAATGATCTGCAATATATTAAGGAAGATATAAATTCAGTAGAGAGGCATAGAATGGACTTATATCGAGCAAAAGAGAGATATACAGTGAAATTGAGGATGCTTATGAATGACCCTTCTGCAACGAACGCATGTCCTTCTTTGATTGATAGACGCAGCTGTGGCACAATCTCTGGTCTACCCAGTGTACAGGACCAATGCCAAATGAATCCTGGCAATTCACAGAGTAGGAAAGCTGATGTAAATACTCTTGTAAGCTCTCATACGAACCAAAGAAAGGATGCGCATGGTGGGTCCAATTCACAACATGTTACTCAATCGGGCCTTGCACTAGCAAGAAAAAAGAGGGTCCTTGCACAG TTCAATGACCTTCAAGAGTGTTACTTGCAAAAGCGACGACATGGGGCTAGACAGTCTTACAAACCAGAAGCAAGGGATGTGAATGCCATGAATCGAGAAGGTTATCATGCAGGACTTGAAGATTTCCAGTCTGTCCTTTCGACCTTTACACGATACAG CCGATTGAGAGTCATTGCTGAGGTTAGGCATGGAGATCTTTTCCACTCGGCCAACATTGTATCAAG CATAGAATTTGATCGAGATGATGAATTGTTTGCTACTGCCGGAGTTTCGAGGCGCATCAAGGTCTTTGAATTTGCTTCG GTGGTAAATGAGTCAGCAGATGTGCAATGTCCAGTTGTGGAAATGTCCACGCGGTCTAAACTTAGTTGCCTAAGCTGGAATAAGTATACAAAGAACCATATTGCCAGTAGCGATTATGAGGGGATAGTAACTGTGTGGGATGTAACTACTCGTCAG AGTGTGATGGAGTACGAAGAACATGAAAAACGAGCATGGAGCGTAGATTTTTCGCGCACTGAACCTTCAATGCTGGTATCCGGCAGTGATGACTGCAAG GTAAAAATTTGGTGCATAAAACAGGAGGCTAGTGTTCTGAATATTGACATGAAAGCCAATATATGTTCTGTCAAGTATAATCCGGGATCTAGCATTCACGTCGCG GTAGGTTCTGCGGATCACAACATTCATTATTATGACTTGAGAAATGTCAGCCAACCACTGCATGTTTTCAGTGGACACAGGAAAGCTGTTTCATATGTAAAATTTCTGTCCAACAATGAACTTGCTTCAGCGTCTACTGACAGCACATTGCGATTATGGGATGTCAAAGAAAATCTTCCA CTTCGCACATTTAGAGGCCATTCGAATGAGAAGAATTTTGTCGGTCTCACGGTAAACAGTGAATACATCGCTTGTGGCAGTGAAACAAATGAAGTTTTTGTCTATCAGAAG GCCATCTCTAAACCAGCAGCTTGGCATAGGTTTGCTTCTTCGGACTCGGAGGAAGCTGAAGACGATGCTGGATCGTATTTCATTAGTGCTGTTTGTTGGAAAAGTGATAGCCCAACGATGTTAACTGCAAATAGCCGAGGAACAATTAAAGTGCTTGTACTTGCTGCTTGA
- the LOC131315226 gene encoding E3 ubiquitin-protein ligase COP1-like isoform X2: MGGGESSVGPLVPSVKSEPTPSDAVAAALPSPPHEEAAAEESELDRDFLCPICMQVIKDAFLTACGHSFCYMCIATHLQNKRDCPCCAHYLTPKHIFPNFLLNKLLKKTSARQIARHGTPFEQLRQALREGCEVSVKELDSLLSVLIEKKRKMEQEEAETNMQILHDFLHCLRKQKLEELSQIQNDLQYIKEDINSVERHRMDLYRAKERYTVKLRMLMNDPSATNACPSLIDRRSCGTISGLPSVQDQCQMNPGNSQSRKADVNTLVSSHTNQRKDAHGGSNSQHVTQSGLALARKKRVLAQFNDLQECYLQKRRHGARQSYKPEARDVNAMNREGYHAGLEDFQSVLSTFTRYSRLRVIAEVRHGDLFHSANIVSSIEFDRDDELFATAGVSRRIKVFEFASVVNESADVQCPVVEMSTRSKLSCLSWNKYTKNHIASSDYEGIVTVWDVTTRQVKIWCIKQEASVLNIDMKANICSVKYNPGSSIHVAVGSADHNIHYYDLRNVSQPLHVFSGHRKAVSYVKFLSNNELASASTDSTLRLWDVKENLPLRTFRGHSNEKNFVGLTVNSEYIACGSETNEVFVYQKAISKPAAWHRFASSDSEEAEDDAGSYFISAVCWKSDSPTMLTANSRGTIKVLVLAA; the protein is encoded by the exons atgggaggaggagagagctcgGTGGGGCCCCTGGTGCCCTCGGTGAAGTCCGAACCGACGCCGTCCGATGCCGTCGCGGCGGCGCTGCCCTCTCCGCCGCACGAGGAGGCGGCAGCGGAGGAGAGTGAGCTGGACAGGGATTTCCTGTGCCCTATCTGCATGCAGGTCATTAAGGACGCGTTTCTGACGGCTTGTGGACACAGCTTTTGCTACATGTGCATCGCGACTCATCTTCAGAACAAGCGCGATTGCCCTTGTTGCGCCCATTATCTCACCCCCAAGCACATTTTCCCCAATTTCCTTCTCAATAAG CTATTGAAGAAGACTTCTGCTCGTCAAATAGCAAGACATGGAACTCCTTTTGAACAGCTTCGTCAGGCATTGCGAGAG GGTTGTGAGGTGTCAGTTAAGGAGCTAGATAGCCTCTTGTCTGTGCTTatagagaagaagagaaaaatggagCAAGAAGAAGCTGAGACAAATATGCAGATTCTACACGATTTTTTGCATTGCCTAAGGAAGCAAAAGCTTGAAGAGCTTAGTCAG ATACAAAATGATCTGCAATATATTAAGGAAGATATAAATTCAGTAGAGAGGCATAGAATGGACTTATATCGAGCAAAAGAGAGATATACAGTGAAATTGAGGATGCTTATGAATGACCCTTCTGCAACGAACGCATGTCCTTCTTTGATTGATAGACGCAGCTGTGGCACAATCTCTGGTCTACCCAGTGTACAGGACCAATGCCAAATGAATCCTGGCAATTCACAGAGTAGGAAAGCTGATGTAAATACTCTTGTAAGCTCTCATACGAACCAAAGAAAGGATGCGCATGGTGGGTCCAATTCACAACATGTTACTCAATCGGGCCTTGCACTAGCAAGAAAAAAGAGGGTCCTTGCACAG TTCAATGACCTTCAAGAGTGTTACTTGCAAAAGCGACGACATGGGGCTAGACAGTCTTACAAACCAGAAGCAAGGGATGTGAATGCCATGAATCGAGAAGGTTATCATGCAGGACTTGAAGATTTCCAGTCTGTCCTTTCGACCTTTACACGATACAG CCGATTGAGAGTCATTGCTGAGGTTAGGCATGGAGATCTTTTCCACTCGGCCAACATTGTATCAAG CATAGAATTTGATCGAGATGATGAATTGTTTGCTACTGCCGGAGTTTCGAGGCGCATCAAGGTCTTTGAATTTGCTTCG GTGGTAAATGAGTCAGCAGATGTGCAATGTCCAGTTGTGGAAATGTCCACGCGGTCTAAACTTAGTTGCCTAAGCTGGAATAAGTATACAAAGAACCATATTGCCAGTAGCGATTATGAGGGGATAGTAACTGTGTGGGATGTAACTACTCGTCAG GTAAAAATTTGGTGCATAAAACAGGAGGCTAGTGTTCTGAATATTGACATGAAAGCCAATATATGTTCTGTCAAGTATAATCCGGGATCTAGCATTCACGTCGCG GTAGGTTCTGCGGATCACAACATTCATTATTATGACTTGAGAAATGTCAGCCAACCACTGCATGTTTTCAGTGGACACAGGAAAGCTGTTTCATATGTAAAATTTCTGTCCAACAATGAACTTGCTTCAGCGTCTACTGACAGCACATTGCGATTATGGGATGTCAAAGAAAATCTTCCA CTTCGCACATTTAGAGGCCATTCGAATGAGAAGAATTTTGTCGGTCTCACGGTAAACAGTGAATACATCGCTTGTGGCAGTGAAACAAATGAAGTTTTTGTCTATCAGAAG GCCATCTCTAAACCAGCAGCTTGGCATAGGTTTGCTTCTTCGGACTCGGAGGAAGCTGAAGACGATGCTGGATCGTATTTCATTAGTGCTGTTTGTTGGAAAAGTGATAGCCCAACGATGTTAACTGCAAATAGCCGAGGAACAATTAAAGTGCTTGTACTTGCTGCTTGA
- the LOC131315226 gene encoding E3 ubiquitin-protein ligase COP1-like isoform X1: MGGGESSVGPLVPSVKSEPTPSDAVAAALPSPPHEEAAAEESELDRDFLCPICMQVIKDAFLTACGHSFCYMCIATHLQNKRDCPCCAHYLTPKHIFPNFLLNKLLKKTSARQIARHGTPFEQLRQALREGCEVSVKELDSLLSVLIEKKRKMEQEEAETNMQILHDFLHCLRKQKLEELSQIQNDLQYIKEDINSVERHRMDLYRAKERYTVKLRMLMNDPSATNACPSLIDRRSCGTISGLPSVQDQCQMNPGNSQSRKADVNTLVSSHTNQRKDAHGGSNSQHVTQSGLALARKKRVLAQFNDLQECYLQKRRHGARQSYKPEARDVNAMNREGYHAGLEDFQSVLSTFTRYSRLRVIAEVRHGDLFHSANIVSSIEFDRDDELFATAGVSRRIKVFEFASVVNESADVQCPVVEMSTRSKLSCLSWNKYTKNHIASSDYEGIVTVWDVTTRQSVMEYEEHEKRAWSVDFSRTEPSMLVSGSDDCKVKIWCIKQEASVLNIDMKANICSVKYNPGSSIHVAVGSADHNIHYYDLRNVSQPLHVFSGHRKAVSYVKFLSNNELASASTDSTLRLWDVKENLPLRTFRGHSNEKNFVGLTVNSEYIACGSETNEVFVYQKAISKPAAWHRFASSDSEEAEDDAGSYFISAVCWKSDSPTMLTANSRGTIKVLVLAA; this comes from the exons atgggaggaggagagagctcgGTGGGGCCCCTGGTGCCCTCGGTGAAGTCCGAACCGACGCCGTCCGATGCCGTCGCGGCGGCGCTGCCCTCTCCGCCGCACGAGGAGGCGGCAGCGGAGGAGAGTGAGCTGGACAGGGATTTCCTGTGCCCTATCTGCATGCAGGTCATTAAGGACGCGTTTCTGACGGCTTGTGGACACAGCTTTTGCTACATGTGCATCGCGACTCATCTTCAGAACAAGCGCGATTGCCCTTGTTGCGCCCATTATCTCACCCCCAAGCACATTTTCCCCAATTTCCTTCTCAATAAG CTATTGAAGAAGACTTCTGCTCGTCAAATAGCAAGACATGGAACTCCTTTTGAACAGCTTCGTCAGGCATTGCGAGAG GGTTGTGAGGTGTCAGTTAAGGAGCTAGATAGCCTCTTGTCTGTGCTTatagagaagaagagaaaaatggagCAAGAAGAAGCTGAGACAAATATGCAGATTCTACACGATTTTTTGCATTGCCTAAGGAAGCAAAAGCTTGAAGAGCTTAGTCAG ATACAAAATGATCTGCAATATATTAAGGAAGATATAAATTCAGTAGAGAGGCATAGAATGGACTTATATCGAGCAAAAGAGAGATATACAGTGAAATTGAGGATGCTTATGAATGACCCTTCTGCAACGAACGCATGTCCTTCTTTGATTGATAGACGCAGCTGTGGCACAATCTCTGGTCTACCCAGTGTACAGGACCAATGCCAAATGAATCCTGGCAATTCACAGAGTAGGAAAGCTGATGTAAATACTCTTGTAAGCTCTCATACGAACCAAAGAAAGGATGCGCATGGTGGGTCCAATTCACAACATGTTACTCAATCGGGCCTTGCACTAGCAAGAAAAAAGAGGGTCCTTGCACAG TTCAATGACCTTCAAGAGTGTTACTTGCAAAAGCGACGACATGGGGCTAGACAGTCTTACAAACCAGAAGCAAGGGATGTGAATGCCATGAATCGAGAAGGTTATCATGCAGGACTTGAAGATTTCCAGTCTGTCCTTTCGACCTTTACACGATACAG CCGATTGAGAGTCATTGCTGAGGTTAGGCATGGAGATCTTTTCCACTCGGCCAACATTGTATCAAG CATAGAATTTGATCGAGATGATGAATTGTTTGCTACTGCCGGAGTTTCGAGGCGCATCAAGGTCTTTGAATTTGCTTCG GTGGTAAATGAGTCAGCAGATGTGCAATGTCCAGTTGTGGAAATGTCCACGCGGTCTAAACTTAGTTGCCTAAGCTGGAATAAGTATACAAAGAACCATATTGCCAGTAGCGATTATGAGGGGATAGTAACTGTGTGGGATGTAACTACTCGTCAG AGTGTGATGGAGTACGAAGAACATGAAAAACGAGCATGGAGCGTAGATTTTTCGCGCACTGAACCTTCAATGCTGGTATCCGGCAGTGATGACTGCAAG GTAAAAATTTGGTGCATAAAACAGGAGGCTAGTGTTCTGAATATTGACATGAAAGCCAATATATGTTCTGTCAAGTATAATCCGGGATCTAGCATTCACGTCGCG GTAGGTTCTGCGGATCACAACATTCATTATTATGACTTGAGAAATGTCAGCCAACCACTGCATGTTTTCAGTGGACACAGGAAAGCTGTTTCATATGTAAAATTTCTGTCCAACAATGAACTTGCTTCAGCGTCTACTGACAGCACATTGCGATTATGGGATGTCAAAGAAAATCTTCCA CTTCGCACATTTAGAGGCCATTCGAATGAGAAGAATTTTGTCGGTCTCACGGTAAACAGTGAATACATCGCTTGTGGCAGTGAAACAAATGAAGTTTTTGTCTATCAGAAG GCCATCTCTAAACCAGCAGCTTGGCATAGGTTTGCTTCTTCGGACTCGGAGGAAGCTGAAGACGATGCTGGATCGTATTTCATTAGTGCTGTTTGTTGGAAAAGTGATAGCCCAACGATGTTAACTGCAAATAGCCGAGGAACAATTAAAGTGCTTGTACTTGCTGCTTGA
- the LOC131315226 gene encoding E3 ubiquitin-protein ligase COP1-like isoform X3 encodes MGGGESSVGPLVPSVKSEPTPSDAVAAALPSPPHEEAAAEESELDRDFLCPICMQVIKDAFLTACGHSFCYMCIATHLQNKRDCPCCAHYLTPKHIFPNFLLNKLLKKTSARQIARHGTPFEQLRQALREIQNDLQYIKEDINSVERHRMDLYRAKERYTVKLRMLMNDPSATNACPSLIDRRSCGTISGLPSVQDQCQMNPGNSQSRKADVNTLVSSHTNQRKDAHGGSNSQHVTQSGLALARKKRVLAQFNDLQECYLQKRRHGARQSYKPEARDVNAMNREGYHAGLEDFQSVLSTFTRYSRLRVIAEVRHGDLFHSANIVSSIEFDRDDELFATAGVSRRIKVFEFASVVNESADVQCPVVEMSTRSKLSCLSWNKYTKNHIASSDYEGIVTVWDVTTRQSVMEYEEHEKRAWSVDFSRTEPSMLVSGSDDCKVKIWCIKQEASVLNIDMKANICSVKYNPGSSIHVAVGSADHNIHYYDLRNVSQPLHVFSGHRKAVSYVKFLSNNELASASTDSTLRLWDVKENLPLRTFRGHSNEKNFVGLTVNSEYIACGSETNEVFVYQKAISKPAAWHRFASSDSEEAEDDAGSYFISAVCWKSDSPTMLTANSRGTIKVLVLAA; translated from the exons atgggaggaggagagagctcgGTGGGGCCCCTGGTGCCCTCGGTGAAGTCCGAACCGACGCCGTCCGATGCCGTCGCGGCGGCGCTGCCCTCTCCGCCGCACGAGGAGGCGGCAGCGGAGGAGAGTGAGCTGGACAGGGATTTCCTGTGCCCTATCTGCATGCAGGTCATTAAGGACGCGTTTCTGACGGCTTGTGGACACAGCTTTTGCTACATGTGCATCGCGACTCATCTTCAGAACAAGCGCGATTGCCCTTGTTGCGCCCATTATCTCACCCCCAAGCACATTTTCCCCAATTTCCTTCTCAATAAG CTATTGAAGAAGACTTCTGCTCGTCAAATAGCAAGACATGGAACTCCTTTTGAACAGCTTCGTCAGGCATTGCGAGAG ATACAAAATGATCTGCAATATATTAAGGAAGATATAAATTCAGTAGAGAGGCATAGAATGGACTTATATCGAGCAAAAGAGAGATATACAGTGAAATTGAGGATGCTTATGAATGACCCTTCTGCAACGAACGCATGTCCTTCTTTGATTGATAGACGCAGCTGTGGCACAATCTCTGGTCTACCCAGTGTACAGGACCAATGCCAAATGAATCCTGGCAATTCACAGAGTAGGAAAGCTGATGTAAATACTCTTGTAAGCTCTCATACGAACCAAAGAAAGGATGCGCATGGTGGGTCCAATTCACAACATGTTACTCAATCGGGCCTTGCACTAGCAAGAAAAAAGAGGGTCCTTGCACAG TTCAATGACCTTCAAGAGTGTTACTTGCAAAAGCGACGACATGGGGCTAGACAGTCTTACAAACCAGAAGCAAGGGATGTGAATGCCATGAATCGAGAAGGTTATCATGCAGGACTTGAAGATTTCCAGTCTGTCCTTTCGACCTTTACACGATACAG CCGATTGAGAGTCATTGCTGAGGTTAGGCATGGAGATCTTTTCCACTCGGCCAACATTGTATCAAG CATAGAATTTGATCGAGATGATGAATTGTTTGCTACTGCCGGAGTTTCGAGGCGCATCAAGGTCTTTGAATTTGCTTCG GTGGTAAATGAGTCAGCAGATGTGCAATGTCCAGTTGTGGAAATGTCCACGCGGTCTAAACTTAGTTGCCTAAGCTGGAATAAGTATACAAAGAACCATATTGCCAGTAGCGATTATGAGGGGATAGTAACTGTGTGGGATGTAACTACTCGTCAG AGTGTGATGGAGTACGAAGAACATGAAAAACGAGCATGGAGCGTAGATTTTTCGCGCACTGAACCTTCAATGCTGGTATCCGGCAGTGATGACTGCAAG GTAAAAATTTGGTGCATAAAACAGGAGGCTAGTGTTCTGAATATTGACATGAAAGCCAATATATGTTCTGTCAAGTATAATCCGGGATCTAGCATTCACGTCGCG GTAGGTTCTGCGGATCACAACATTCATTATTATGACTTGAGAAATGTCAGCCAACCACTGCATGTTTTCAGTGGACACAGGAAAGCTGTTTCATATGTAAAATTTCTGTCCAACAATGAACTTGCTTCAGCGTCTACTGACAGCACATTGCGATTATGGGATGTCAAAGAAAATCTTCCA CTTCGCACATTTAGAGGCCATTCGAATGAGAAGAATTTTGTCGGTCTCACGGTAAACAGTGAATACATCGCTTGTGGCAGTGAAACAAATGAAGTTTTTGTCTATCAGAAG GCCATCTCTAAACCAGCAGCTTGGCATAGGTTTGCTTCTTCGGACTCGGAGGAAGCTGAAGACGATGCTGGATCGTATTTCATTAGTGCTGTTTGTTGGAAAAGTGATAGCCCAACGATGTTAACTGCAAATAGCCGAGGAACAATTAAAGTGCTTGTACTTGCTGCTTGA
- the LOC131315225 gene encoding ubiquinol oxidase 4, chloroplastic/chromoplastic, whose translation MAVSLSSTVYTTTVSASASSIKEGSHRKSCSLTKQIPFSFTPLSSRPRKLFRVQATVLQEDDKKVAVEESFQPKSICDDDGIGTPGESSESSSSSGLESWVIKLEQSVNVFLTDSVIKILDTLYQGRDYARFYVLETIARVPYFAFISVLHLYESFGWWRKADYLKVHFAESWNEMHHLLIMEELGGDAWWFDRFLAQHIAVFYYFMIVFMYALSPRMAYHFSECVESHAFETYDKFIKAQGEELKKMPAPEVAVKYYTGGDLYLFDEFQTSRVPNSRRPKIENLYDVFVNIREDEGEHCKTMKACQIHGSLRSPHSFQEDTIEDDSGCIPP comes from the exons atggccgtttctctctcttctacgGTTTATACAACAACGGTGTCAGCATCGGCTTCCTCCATCAAAGAGGGATCTCACAGGAAGTCGTGTTCGCTTACCAAACAAATTCCCTTCAGTTTCACTCCTCTCTCCTCCCGACCCAG GAAGTTATTTAGAGTCCAAGCAACAGTCTTGCAAGAGGATGATAAGAAAGTGGCTGTTGAAGAATCCTTCCAACCAAAGAGTATTTGTGACGATGATGGGATAGGAACTCCCGGGGAGTCATCTGAGAGTTCATCCTCCAGTGGGTTGGAGAGTTGGGTTATTAAGCTTGAACAGTCAGTCAATGTTTTTCTCACG GATTCAGTCATAAAGATTCTTGATACTCTGTACCAAGGCCGAGACTATGCAAGGTTTTATGTACTAGAAACTATTGCGAGAGTTCCTTATTTTG CATTTATCTCTGTTCTACACTTGTATGAGAGTTTTGGATGGTGGAGAAAAGCAGACTATCTGAAAGTGCACTTTGCTGAGAGCTGGAATGAGATGCACCATCTGCTTATTATGGAA GAATTGGGGGGAGATGCCTGGTGGTTTGATCGCTTTCTTGCTCAACATATTGCAGTCTTCTATTATTTCATGATTGTCTTCATGTATGCTTTAAGTCCAAGAATGGCGT ATCATTTCTCTGAATGTGTAGAGAGCCATGCATTTGAAACTTATGACAAATTCATCAAGGCACAAGGAG AGGAACTGAAAAAAATGCCTGCACCTGAGGTTGCTGTGAAATACTACACTGGGGGTGACTTGTACCTGTTTG ATGAATTTCAAACTTCAAGAGTTCCAAATTCTCGAAGGCCAAAAATAG AGAATTTGTACGATGTGTTTGTTAACATCAGAGAGGATGAAGGAGAACATTGCAAGACAATGAAGGCCTGCCAAATTCATGGCAGCCTTCGGTCGCCTCATTCTTTTCAAGAGGACACCATTGAGGACGATTCGGGTTGTATCCCTCCCTGA